The genomic DNA ccttccattccctctccccttatcaacctcccctcagATCAgcgccaaccccccaaaatccctcTCATCAATCGGCTTATACCTCTccgccaaaacctcctccacagtcCTCTCCAAccgcctctccctcttcgcctgGTCAAACCTCTCCGCCAGCGCCCTCTCAATCTCACTCACACCCTCCAACTTAGCCTCAAGCTtcccctccagcttctcctccgccaagtAAacctttgcctttgcctttccataaacctccttccccttctccaccgtcctctcaacaacctccccaatctttttttctgctctGAAAAGTCCCTTCTCAGCCGTCTGCCATCCTTCTCTGCTTGCGTCTGCTACTCGctccttgatggcggggGCATTATGCGCCAGGTCGacgacggcggaggaggcggttgatTCGATAGCAGGGGAGTGGGACTGGGCCCAGTTTACTGCGGCGATGACCTCTGAGTTCCAGCGGGACTTTGCCTCTTCtaggaaggaggtggtggtggaggcgaggGTTTGGCGGGGGATGTAGGTGTGTGTGccgtcggtggtgatgtaggATGATTTgcggggggggagggtggaagaagacagggggttgagggtgtcgagggtGTGGGAttgggagcggaggagggtggattGGACTTCGCGGTTGCGGCCGTGGGTGTGGAGGGCTAGGTAGGTtagggagagggtgagggttagGCCTCCGGTCTGTTTGTTATGTGGCTGGTTAGAAATGAATGGGAAGggtaaaaagggggaagggggaaaggggggaacATGCGAAGCCGGCTATGAAGCCCATTTTGGTGtttgtcggtggtggtgatgatggtatGAACCCTGAAGGTGCGCGATTAGGGGAGGAGCGCGCAAAGGCGCAACGCGGTGACCCGGTGGTCGGAGGTTATGCGATGCTCAAAGGCAGGAAGGAATGGAAAAGCTGCAGTTAATTGACGCTTCCCCAACTGAAGCGCATGTTGTTCAGATAACCGTTGGAAGCACCAAGTCCACGAAGTGACGTAGAGAGATGGGCTTGtgaacaacagcaaacaggGACCCAAGGGGCACCCGGGCTTGGCACTCATCCCGACACCGTTAGCCCCCACTTGTAGCTTTTGCGCTCCCGGCCGGCAAAAGAGACGGCCGGCGCTGATAAGATCAAAAATTCATAGGTACCGTACCGGAGCGCAAagacacacaacacaccagtTGCCCATCCCGCCGAGGCGCATCCgaacccacccaccaccccggcGCACCcattgacgacgacgacgacgacaacttTGACACCCCagccttccccaacccaacctccccacctctAACCTACctaaccccccaaaacaaaccTTCAAAATGGCCGGCGGCCACGTCAAATACCGCCACCTCTCCCGCACTTCCTCCCACCGtcaagccctcctccgcaacctcgTCACCGAGCTCGTCCGCCAGGAGTCAATCCACACAACATGGCCCAAAGCCAAAGAAGCCCAGCGCCTCGCAGAAAAGCTCATCACCTATGCCAAAAAGAACAACGAAACCAGCAGGAGACAAGCCCAAGGCATCCTCTTTGTAcgtcccttccccctcctccccttccccaccgccccctctAACTAGCAAATATAGACCCCCGACGAACTAATGCCCAAACTCTTCGGCCCCATCCGCGAGCGCTACCTCAACCGCCCCGGCGGCTACACCCGCGTCCTCCGCACCATGCCCAAAAACAAGTTCGACCAGGGCGACTccgccatcctcgagctAGTCGACGGGCCAAAGGACATGAGATttgccatcaccgccgccgctgtGGCAAGAGACAGGAAATTGGGGACGGGACACACGGACATCACGATTAAAAATATCCAAAAGGTCACGCAGTTTAGGCCTGAGGGGAGGGATCAGTTTGAGGAGATGGTTGAAAAGGTTGCCGGGTTGCAGCTGAACATGAATGAGCTCAAGGACAAGGCGGTAAAGAAGGAGTAGATCAGACAAGATGGGTGTGTTTTGTATAatatgggggtgggaaggtggtggtgggaaacATGCGCGCAAACAATTCTTCACAAGTGTAATTTTACAAAACAGCTAGAACAAAAAGGCATGTATGGGAGGGCTGAAAACCACCGGAAGGTGGGGGGCAAAAAACATAAAGAACGAGCAAAAACGATTAAAAACTAGATTGAATCTTCTCTATACGCATCCG from Podospora pseudoanserina strain CBS 124.78 chromosome 2, whole genome shotgun sequence includes the following:
- a CDS encoding hypothetical protein (COG:S; EggNog:ENOG503P7QY) — translated: MGFIAGFTGGLTLTLSLTYLALHTHGRNREVQSTLLRSQSHTLDTLNPLSSSTLPPRKSSYITTDGTHTYIPRQTLASTTTSFLEEAKSRWNSEVIAAVNWAQSHSPAIESTASSAVVDLAHNAPAIKERVADASREGWQTAEKGLFRAEKKIGEVVERTVEKGKEVYGKAKAKVYLAEEKLEGKLEAKLEGVSEIERALAERFDQAKRERRLERTVEEVLAERYKPIDERDFGGLALI
- the mrpl8 gene encoding 54S ribosomal protein L8, mitochondrial (EggNog:ENOG503P1YY; BUSCO:EOG09264MZ1; COG:J), which produces MAGGHVKYRHLSRTSSHRQALLRNLVTELVRQESIHTTWPKAKEAQRLAEKLITYAKKNNETSRRQAQGILFTPDELMPKLFGPIRERYLNRPGGYTRVLRTMPKNKFDQGDSAILELVDGPKDMRFAITAAAVARDRKLGTGHTDITIKNIQKVTQFRPEGRDQFEEMVEKVAGLQLNMNELKDKAVKKE